Proteins encoded in a region of the Saccharothrix ecbatanensis genome:
- a CDS encoding serine hydrolase domain-containing protein, whose protein sequence is MKRLCAAVMIAVLGIATAGTAGTASADHRQSALQRHADALLDQGAPGVLVEVDTPRGDVRVRSGHGNVETRTPVPWRAKFRIGSYTKTFVAATVLQLVGEGRLSLEDTVDRWLPGVVGGNGNDGTKITVRQLLQHTSGVPNYVGSMPELFVEKEFQRTRFRTVTPERLVELAMQQAPTFAPGADWAYSNTGYILAGMIVERVTGHTWQHEVRTRIVEPLGLRDTYLPGTSPFLPRPHAVAYERFREDGLEADPNDPRLGEPIDVTTYNPSFGGAAGDMISTTDDGNKFLKALLGGKVLRPVQLAEMTNTLRTPALDPAWQGARYGLGIMWIPNSCGGHWSHGGDIPGFMTRNGVTSDGTRSVMVSINTDSMVAKPGVPKPDRDVTVDLIDHALCRTN, encoded by the coding sequence ATGAAACGACTTTGTGCGGCAGTGATGATCGCGGTGCTGGGCATCGCCACGGCGGGCACGGCGGGCACGGCCAGCGCCGACCACCGCCAAAGCGCCCTCCAGCGGCACGCGGACGCGCTGCTCGACCAAGGCGCACCGGGCGTGCTGGTAGAGGTCGACACACCACGCGGTGACGTGCGGGTCCGGAGTGGTCACGGCAACGTCGAAACGCGGACTCCCGTGCCGTGGCGGGCGAAGTTCCGCATCGGCAGCTACACCAAGACGTTCGTGGCGGCAACCGTGCTCCAGCTCGTCGGCGAAGGTCGACTGTCCCTTGAGGACACGGTCGACCGCTGGCTGCCCGGCGTCGTCGGCGGGAATGGCAACGACGGCACGAAGATCACCGTGCGGCAGCTGTTGCAGCACACGAGCGGCGTTCCCAACTACGTGGGCAGCATGCCGGAACTGTTCGTGGAGAAGGAGTTCCAGCGGACCCGGTTCCGGACCGTGACGCCGGAGCGGTTGGTCGAACTGGCGATGCAGCAGGCGCCGACGTTCGCGCCCGGCGCCGACTGGGCGTACTCCAACACCGGTTACATCCTCGCGGGCATGATCGTCGAACGCGTCACCGGGCACACCTGGCAGCACGAGGTGCGCACCCGAATCGTCGAACCGCTCGGCCTGCGCGACACGTACCTGCCGGGCACGTCCCCGTTCCTGCCCAGGCCGCACGCCGTGGCCTACGAGCGGTTCCGGGAGGACGGTCTGGAGGCCGACCCGAACGACCCGCGGTTGGGCGAGCCGATCGACGTGACCACGTACAACCCGTCGTTCGGCGGCGCGGCCGGTGACATGATCAGCACCACCGACGACGGCAACAAGTTCCTCAAGGCGCTGCTCGGCGGGAAGGTGCTGCGGCCCGTTCAGCTCGCCGAGATGACGAACACCCTGCGCACGCCCGCTCTGGACCCGGCGTGGCAGGGCGCCCGGTACGGCCTGGGGATCATGTGGATCCCGAACTCGTGCGGTGGCCACTGGTCGCACGGCGGCGACATCCCCGGCTTCATGACCCGCAACGGCGTCACGTCGGACGGCACGCGCAGCGTGATGGTGTCGATCAACACCGATTCCATGGTGGCGAAGCCGGGCGTGCCCAAGCCGGACAGGGACGTCACGGTCGACCTGATCGACCACGCGCTCTGCCGCACGAACTGA
- a CDS encoding ABC transporter ATP-binding protein, whose product MEATIEVTGLRKRFGSTVALDGMTFTVAPGKVTGFVGPNGAGKSTTMRAILGLDSVDAGHALVGGRPYRSLRHPLRQVGSLLDAAALQPSRTGRNHLLWLAHSQGLGGRRVDEVVEQVGLTSAIRRKAGGYSLGMRQRLGIAAALLGDPPVLVLDEPVNGMDPEGIRWMRGFLRSLAAEGRAVLVSSHLMSELQDTADHVVIVGRGKVIADVGVSDLIESASGDRVTLRTNARTQAVTLLAGAGATVAVTGPDTLTVTGLSGERVVALLGGSAVPFSEVSAHRASLEEAYMELTRDAVEYHATEIQESAR is encoded by the coding sequence ATGGAAGCAACCATCGAAGTCACCGGGCTGCGCAAGCGGTTCGGCTCGACCGTGGCGCTGGACGGGATGACGTTCACCGTCGCACCGGGCAAGGTCACCGGCTTCGTCGGTCCCAACGGGGCGGGCAAGTCCACCACGATGCGGGCGATCCTCGGCCTGGACTCGGTCGACGCGGGCCACGCGCTGGTCGGCGGCCGGCCGTACCGGAGCCTGCGGCACCCGCTGCGGCAGGTCGGCTCGCTGCTGGACGCGGCGGCGCTCCAGCCGAGCCGCACCGGTCGCAACCACCTGCTGTGGCTGGCCCACTCGCAGGGCCTGGGCGGGCGGCGGGTGGACGAGGTGGTCGAGCAGGTCGGCCTGACGTCGGCGATCCGGCGCAAGGCAGGCGGCTACTCGTTGGGCATGAGACAGCGGCTGGGTATCGCGGCGGCGCTGCTCGGCGACCCGCCGGTGCTGGTGCTGGACGAGCCGGTCAACGGGATGGACCCCGAGGGCATCCGGTGGATGCGCGGTTTCCTGCGGTCGCTGGCCGCCGAGGGCCGGGCGGTGCTGGTGTCCAGCCACCTGATGAGCGAGCTCCAGGACACCGCCGACCACGTGGTGATCGTCGGCCGGGGCAAGGTGATCGCGGACGTCGGCGTGTCAGACCTGATCGAGTCCGCGTCGGGTGACCGGGTCACGTTGCGCACCAACGCCCGGACCCAGGCCGTGACGCTCCTCGCCGGCGCGGGCGCCACGGTCGCCGTCACCGGGCCGGACACGCTCACCGTCACCGGGCTGTCCGGCGAACGCGTGGTGGCGCTGCTCGGCGGGAGCGCGGTGCCGTTCTCCGAGGTGTCGGCGCACCGCGCGTCGCTCGAGGAGGCCTACATGGAGCTGACCAGGGACGCAGTCGAGTACCACGCCACCGAGATCCAGGAGTCCGCGCGATGA
- a CDS encoding RNA-binding S4 domain-containing protein, with product MMYDVESTRVDRWLWAVRLTKTRSDAAAACRGGHVRVNDRPAKPATTVVPGDEVRARVGGTTRIVEVVRVIQKRVGAADAAACLIDRTPPPPKPTEAPAEVARRERGAGRPTKRERRVLDKFRTTQP from the coding sequence ATGATGTACGACGTGGAGTCCACCCGTGTGGATCGCTGGTTGTGGGCGGTCCGACTGACCAAGACCCGATCCGACGCCGCCGCGGCCTGTCGGGGTGGACACGTGCGCGTCAACGACCGTCCGGCGAAGCCCGCCACGACCGTGGTGCCGGGTGACGAGGTGCGTGCGCGAGTGGGTGGCACGACCCGGATCGTGGAGGTCGTGCGGGTGATCCAGAAACGCGTGGGCGCCGCCGACGCGGCAGCGTGCCTGATCGACCGCACCCCGCCGCCGCCCAAACCCACCGAGGCGCCCGCCGAGGTCGCCCGCCGTGAACGCGGCGCCGGCCGCCCCACCAAGCGCGAACGCCGAGTTCTGGACAAGTTCCGCACCACCCAACCCTGA
- a CDS encoding ABC transporter permease subunit — MTTTTTPFRSGAQVGRDGFGQLLRAEWTKFRTVRGWVIGLVAAALVTVLIGLFGAAASNISCSGPDGGKCAGMTPPIGPNGVPVNDHFSFAHRSLAGDGSITVRMTSLTAVSSSDDQDTASAMQPWTKAGIIIKESTTPGSQYAALAVTGEHGVRMQHNYTGDIAGTLSARPSWLRLTRSGDTITGHESADGANWDIVGTVRLPGLPSTVRAGMFAASPQHEVITESFASASGMSFPTRATAEFDRISLQGGWSDGTWTGEDIGGGPGDADGLQQTGDGVTVSGSGNIAPIVAGRGGLGMTVESGLVGAFAGLIAIIVVASTFMTSEYRRGLIRTSLSASPRRGRVLAAKAVVIGSVTFVTGLVASSVAVPLVRAVQRSKGHFMFTVPTATELRVVVGTAALLAVAAVFSLAVGTVLRRSAGAVSVVIVAIVLPYILAIASVLPTGPSDWLLRITPAAAFAVQQSLPEYAQVTASYTPADGYFPLGPLGGFAVLCAYTALALGVAAYVLRRRDA, encoded by the coding sequence ATGACCACGACCACGACGCCGTTCCGGTCCGGAGCACAGGTCGGGCGGGACGGGTTCGGGCAGTTGCTGCGCGCCGAGTGGACGAAGTTCCGGACCGTGCGCGGCTGGGTCATCGGACTCGTGGCGGCGGCGCTGGTCACCGTGCTGATCGGGTTGTTCGGGGCGGCGGCGAGCAACATCTCGTGCAGCGGGCCAGACGGCGGGAAGTGCGCGGGCATGACGCCGCCGATCGGTCCGAACGGCGTGCCGGTGAACGACCACTTCTCCTTCGCGCATCGGTCCTTGGCCGGTGACGGCAGCATCACCGTCCGGATGACATCCCTGACCGCTGTGTCCTCTTCGGACGATCAGGACACGGCGAGCGCCATGCAACCGTGGACCAAGGCCGGGATCATCATCAAGGAGAGCACCACTCCTGGATCCCAGTACGCGGCGCTGGCGGTCACCGGTGAGCACGGCGTGCGGATGCAGCACAACTACACCGGGGACATCGCGGGCACGCTGTCCGCGCGGCCGAGCTGGCTGCGGTTGACCCGGTCCGGCGACACGATCACCGGCCACGAGTCGGCCGACGGCGCGAACTGGGACATCGTCGGCACGGTCAGGCTGCCCGGACTGCCGTCGACCGTGCGCGCCGGCATGTTCGCCGCGTCACCCCAGCACGAGGTGATCACCGAGTCGTTCGCGAGCGCGAGCGGCATGAGCTTCCCGACGCGGGCGACCGCCGAGTTCGACCGGATCTCCCTCCAAGGCGGCTGGTCGGACGGCACGTGGACCGGCGAGGACATCGGTGGCGGGCCGGGCGACGCCGACGGTCTCCAGCAGACCGGCGACGGTGTCACGGTGAGCGGGTCCGGCAACATCGCGCCGATCGTGGCCGGCCGGGGTGGTCTCGGCATGACGGTCGAGAGCGGGCTGGTGGGCGCGTTCGCCGGGCTGATCGCGATCATCGTGGTGGCTTCGACGTTCATGACGTCCGAGTACCGGCGTGGGCTGATCCGCACGAGCCTCAGCGCGAGCCCTCGGCGTGGTCGGGTGCTGGCGGCGAAGGCGGTGGTGATCGGGTCGGTCACGTTCGTCACCGGGCTGGTCGCCTCGTCGGTCGCGGTGCCGCTGGTCCGGGCCGTGCAGCGGAGCAAGGGGCACTTCATGTTCACCGTGCCCACCGCGACGGAGCTGCGGGTCGTGGTCGGCACGGCGGCGTTGCTGGCGGTCGCGGCGGTGTTCAGCCTGGCGGTCGGCACGGTGCTGCGGCGCAGCGCGGGGGCGGTGAGCGTGGTCATCGTGGCGATCGTGCTGCCGTACATCCTGGCGATCGCGTCGGTCCTGCCGACCGGCCCATCGGACTGGCTGCTGCGGATCACGCCGGCCGCCGCGTTCGCCGTGCAGCAGAGCCTGCCTGAGTACGCGCAGGTCACGGCCAGTTACACGCCTGCCGATGGTTACTTCCCGCTCGGCCCGTTGGGGGGTTTCGCGGTGCTCTGCGCCTACACCGCGCTCGCGCTCGGCGTGGCGGCGTACGTGCTGCGGAGGAGGGACGCGTGA
- a CDS encoding sensor histidine kinase translates to MLAKLNAIRLDVLLAAVLTWLTLATTVSHTGGHIGWVAYVLAALTVAPIALRQVAPVATMTVMMGALAAYSLLEFDGLPSSGVGALVGMFTVATLRSRLVAALVFLAAASVVVVAYLRLPGTIAWSEVVQSIVVVIGAWVLGEGTKRWAERAERLAEDAARAVADERVRIARELHDIVAHHMSVISLQAGLAQYVLDTDLPTARKAITTVGDTSREALTEMRRLLDVLRVDQDDDYRPQPGLAALDDLVERARSAGLPVDVVVTGDVRELQPGPDLCAYRVAQESLTNVLKHAGPAKARIDVDYGEQTLVLKVTDDGVVEKGAASTHPSHGIRGMRERAELYGGVLTAGLLPEGGFGVVLRLPMAEVAAR, encoded by the coding sequence GTGCTGGCGAAACTCAACGCGATCCGGCTGGACGTGCTGCTCGCGGCGGTGCTGACCTGGTTGACCCTGGCCACCACGGTGAGCCACACCGGCGGTCACATCGGCTGGGTGGCGTACGTGCTGGCGGCGCTCACCGTCGCGCCCATCGCGCTGCGCCAGGTCGCGCCCGTGGCGACGATGACCGTCATGATGGGCGCGCTGGCGGCGTACAGCCTGCTGGAGTTCGACGGCCTGCCCAGCTCCGGGGTGGGTGCGTTGGTGGGCATGTTCACCGTGGCGACGTTGCGTTCCCGGCTGGTGGCCGCGCTCGTCTTCCTGGCGGCGGCGTCCGTCGTGGTGGTCGCCTATCTGCGGCTTCCCGGGACGATCGCGTGGTCGGAGGTCGTGCAGTCGATCGTCGTCGTGATCGGGGCGTGGGTGTTGGGCGAGGGCACGAAGCGGTGGGCGGAACGCGCCGAACGGCTGGCCGAGGACGCGGCGCGGGCGGTCGCGGACGAACGGGTGCGCATCGCGCGCGAGCTGCACGACATCGTCGCGCACCACATGTCGGTGATCTCGCTCCAGGCGGGTTTGGCGCAGTACGTGCTGGACACGGACCTGCCGACCGCGCGCAAGGCGATCACGACGGTCGGGGACACGAGCCGTGAGGCGTTGACGGAGATGCGCCGCCTGCTGGACGTGCTGCGCGTGGACCAGGACGACGACTACCGTCCGCAACCGGGTCTGGCGGCGCTCGACGACCTGGTGGAGCGGGCGCGCAGCGCGGGGCTGCCGGTGGACGTGGTGGTCACCGGGGACGTCCGCGAGCTCCAGCCGGGACCGGACCTGTGCGCGTACCGGGTGGCGCAGGAGTCGCTGACGAACGTGCTCAAGCACGCCGGGCCGGCCAAGGCCAGGATCGATGTCGACTACGGCGAGCAGACGCTCGTGCTCAAGGTGACCGACGACGGCGTGGTGGAGAAGGGGGCCGCGTCCACCCACCCGTCGCACGGCATCCGTGGGATGCGGGAACGCGCCGAGCTGTACGGGGGAGTGCTCACCGCCGGCCTGCTGCCGGAAGGCGGGTTCGGCGTGGTCCTCCGCCTGCCGATGGCCGAGGTGGCGGCCCGATGA
- a CDS encoding response regulator has translation MTIRVLVADDQALIRAGLVALFTAAPGFEVVGEAADGEQAVTLTAENAPDVILMDIRMPVLDGIGATRRIMAQHRDDPPRVVMLTTFDLPEYVYTALGEGASGFLVKDTPPERIISAVRTIAAGDILIAPHITHRLIETYAQHHRATAVGAPQLAALTTRETEVLRLVGNGLTNGQIAQRLVLSEATVKTHVKHMMGKLALSSRAQAVVVAYETGLIVPTSIVPTSPNAERSR, from the coding sequence ATGACGATCCGCGTGCTCGTGGCCGACGACCAGGCGCTGATCCGCGCCGGCCTGGTCGCCCTGTTCACCGCCGCGCCCGGGTTCGAGGTCGTGGGCGAGGCCGCCGACGGCGAGCAGGCCGTGACCCTGACCGCCGAGAACGCGCCCGACGTGATCCTGATGGACATCCGGATGCCTGTGCTGGACGGCATCGGCGCCACCCGCCGGATCATGGCCCAACACCGTGACGACCCTCCGCGCGTGGTCATGCTGACGACGTTCGACCTGCCGGAATACGTCTACACCGCGTTGGGTGAGGGCGCCTCGGGCTTCCTGGTCAAGGACACCCCGCCGGAACGCATCATCTCGGCGGTCCGCACCATCGCCGCCGGTGACATCCTGATCGCGCCGCACATCACCCACCGGCTGATCGAGACCTACGCCCAACACCATCGGGCAACGGCCGTGGGCGCACCACAACTGGCCGCCCTGACCACGCGGGAGACCGAGGTGCTGCGCCTGGTGGGCAACGGGCTGACCAACGGGCAGATCGCCCAACGCCTCGTGCTCAGCGAGGCCACGGTGAAGACGCACGTCAAGCACATGATGGGCAAGCTGGCCCTGTCCAGCCGTGCGCAGGCCGTCGTGGTGGCCTACGAAACCGGCCTCATCGTCCCGACCTCGATCGTCCCGACTTCGCCGAACGCCGAACGGTCCAGGTGA
- a CDS encoding sensor histidine kinase, whose amino-acid sequence MSEESDWVLRFAASPRAPIAAGVLLGAVAVAESVVRAVTSGVDVQLVLVFGLLAAATTVPLAILRPAPAAIATTAAAVLSLGLFHSFTTAGLCAQVIVLYRLARAGGHNLATVLAAPYLVLALLGGGFLAVLAAFFGSIAVWLGFALSARGEAQVHHAARQAVVESLREHTARGERARIARELHDVVAHHISMIAVMAETARLTTPGMPAAGAQRLSEIGDTARAGLTEMRRLLGVLREDAPDEVADRRPQPGLQQLNELLDQARDTSGAGARLIVSGSPADLDPGVELAAYRIIQEALTNARRHAPGAAVDVELHYTDSVLRLRIRDNGPGPPATTPPGGHGHGPGPGHGLTGMRERAAAVGGRLHTGPTAVGGFLVEATLPAGESP is encoded by the coding sequence GTGAGCGAAGAAAGCGACTGGGTACTGCGGTTCGCCGCGTCCCCGCGCGCCCCGATCGCGGCCGGGGTGCTGCTGGGCGCGGTGGCCGTCGCCGAGTCGGTCGTGCGGGCGGTGACCAGCGGTGTGGACGTCCAACTCGTCCTGGTGTTCGGCTTGCTGGCGGCGGCCACCACGGTGCCGCTGGCCATCCTGCGGCCCGCTCCCGCCGCCATCGCCACCACGGCGGCGGCCGTGCTGTCGCTCGGGCTGTTCCACAGCTTCACCACCGCGGGCCTCTGCGCGCAGGTGATCGTGCTGTACCGGCTGGCTCGGGCCGGCGGGCACAACCTCGCCACGGTCCTGGCCGCGCCGTACCTGGTGCTGGCGCTGCTCGGCGGCGGCTTCCTGGCCGTGCTGGCGGCCTTTTTCGGGTCGATCGCGGTGTGGTTGGGATTCGCCCTGTCGGCACGCGGTGAGGCGCAGGTGCACCACGCCGCCAGGCAGGCCGTCGTCGAAAGCCTGCGGGAGCACACCGCGCGCGGCGAACGGGCGCGGATCGCCCGGGAACTGCACGACGTCGTCGCGCACCACATCTCCATGATCGCCGTGATGGCGGAGACGGCCCGGCTGACCACGCCCGGGATGCCCGCCGCCGGCGCGCAGCGGCTGTCCGAGATCGGCGACACCGCACGGGCCGGGTTGACCGAGATGCGTCGGCTGCTCGGTGTGCTGCGGGAGGACGCGCCGGACGAGGTGGCGGACCGGCGGCCCCAACCCGGCCTGCAACAGCTCAACGAACTGCTCGACCAGGCCAGGGACACGTCCGGCGCGGGCGCTCGGCTCATCGTCTCCGGCAGCCCGGCGGACCTCGACCCGGGCGTCGAGCTGGCCGCGTACCGGATCATCCAGGAGGCCCTCACCAACGCGCGGCGGCACGCTCCGGGCGCGGCGGTCGACGTGGAGCTTCACTACACGGATTCGGTGCTGCGCTTGCGAATCCGCGACAACGGACCCGGTCCACCGGCCACCACACCGCCCGGCGGGCACGGGCACGGGCCTGGTCCTGGGCATGGGCTGACGGGTATGAGAGAACGGGCGGCGGCCGTCGGCGGTCGGTTGCACACCGGTCCTACCGCCGTGGGCGGCTTCCTGGTCGAGGCCACCCTCCCGGCCGGGGAGTCCCCATGA
- a CDS encoding response regulator: protein MTSVRVVVADDHEVIRAAYASLLDTQPDFTVVGTAADGREAVRLCRDLSPDVVLMDVRMPGMDGIEATRQLEAGPRVLILTTFDLDEYVYDALRAGASGFLLKDVTGEQLFDAVRVIARGEALLAPTVTRRLITEFTRLRPDQPAPTLATLTPRETEVLRLVAEGLSNPEVAARLFITEETVKTHVSRLLNKLGLRDRTQAVVAAYESGLVVPRFRSP from the coding sequence ATGACGAGCGTCCGCGTAGTGGTCGCCGACGACCACGAGGTGATCCGCGCCGCGTACGCCTCGCTGCTCGACACCCAGCCGGATTTCACCGTGGTCGGCACCGCGGCCGACGGTCGGGAGGCGGTGCGGCTGTGCCGTGACCTGTCGCCCGATGTCGTGCTCATGGACGTGCGGATGCCGGGGATGGACGGCATCGAAGCGACCCGGCAGCTGGAAGCCGGGCCGCGGGTCCTGATCCTGACGACCTTCGACCTGGACGAGTACGTCTACGACGCGTTGCGTGCGGGGGCCAGCGGTTTCCTCCTCAAGGACGTGACGGGAGAGCAGCTGTTCGACGCCGTGCGCGTCATCGCGCGCGGGGAGGCGTTGCTGGCGCCGACCGTCACCCGGCGCCTGATCACCGAGTTCACCCGCCTGCGCCCTGACCAGCCCGCCCCCACCCTCGCCACCCTCACGCCGCGCGAGACCGAGGTGTTGCGGCTGGTCGCCGAGGGCCTGTCCAACCCCGAGGTCGCGGCCCGGCTGTTCATCACCGAGGAGACGGTGAAGACGCACGTCAGCCGGTTGCTGAACAAACTCGGCCTGCGCGACCGCACCCAGGCCGTGGTGGCCGCCTATGAGTCGGGCCTGGTGGTGCCACGCTTCCGGTCCCCGTGA
- a CDS encoding ABC transporter permease subunit: protein MKEALHVEWTKLRTVAGTGWLLAAVVLLTVALGVASSFAVSCSGVGCGQDPAKISLAGIAFGQAVVAVLAVLAVAGEYSTGMIRVTFAAIPRRSTVLAAKAAVVGVLVLVAGSAAVLVSVLAGRYILPGNGFTEAHGHAVLSLSDEPVLRAAVGSVLYLVLVGLLSLGVATVVRDAAAAIGIVLGLLYLFPIVAAVVSDPDWVKRLQRISPMTSGLTVQSTTGLDSLPIGPWAGLGVLALWAAGALAGGGLMLRLRDA, encoded by the coding sequence GTGAAGGAAGCGCTGCACGTGGAGTGGACGAAGCTGCGGACCGTGGCGGGGACGGGCTGGCTGCTGGCGGCCGTGGTGCTGCTGACGGTGGCGCTGGGTGTGGCGTCGTCGTTCGCCGTCAGCTGCTCCGGGGTGGGCTGCGGGCAGGATCCGGCGAAGATCAGCCTCGCCGGGATCGCGTTCGGCCAGGCAGTCGTCGCCGTGCTTGCCGTGTTGGCGGTCGCCGGTGAGTACAGCACCGGGATGATCCGGGTGACGTTCGCGGCGATACCGCGCCGGTCCACAGTGCTGGCGGCCAAGGCGGCGGTGGTCGGCGTGCTGGTGCTGGTAGCCGGTTCGGCGGCGGTGCTGGTGTCGGTGCTGGCCGGGCGGTACATCCTGCCGGGCAACGGTTTCACCGAGGCCCATGGGCACGCGGTGCTGTCGTTGTCCGACGAACCGGTGCTGCGTGCGGCGGTCGGCTCGGTCCTCTACCTGGTGCTGGTGGGTCTGCTCAGCCTGGGCGTGGCGACGGTCGTGCGTGACGCGGCGGCGGCGATCGGGATCGTGCTCGGGCTGCTGTACCTGTTCCCGATCGTGGCCGCCGTGGTGTCGGATCCGGACTGGGTCAAGCGCCTCCAGCGGATCAGCCCGATGACGTCTGGCCTGACCGTGCAGTCGACGACCGGTCTCGACAGCCTGCCGATCGGTCCTTGGGCGGGTCTCGGGGTGCTCGCTCTGTGGGCGGCGGGCGCGTTGGCGGGGGGTGGTCTGATGCTCCGGCTGCGCGATGCCTGA